From a single Nakaseomyces glabratus chromosome H, complete sequence genomic region:
- the INP2 gene encoding Inp2p (CAGL0H04455g~Has domain(s) with predicted myosin binding activity, role in peroxisome inheritance and integral component of peroxisomal membrane localization), with protein MDSGATSFNVLGEWRRTVQSKLLGERHVGFVAEENKLHCGSIKDRDSVVLTPIANIQQGTVNYNHMFDNLIWVSDVQFMEELQYTLISSPFLNDIHHHQMPLSVANSIMDFHRDRRFHRESFIFSVPTKLGYLKARYGDKKLELRKNINFMDVHKTVYSILKHLRNNNKKCTWRILSVLMIILYLGYEQAHFHNQYPKYSFLTQLKAMMGKLQQFDSIQRKYFENINITKEFDKTGNEIFQLLHSITHIASMKLYHLSEFLLRFTNIGKLSKYCGVYGIDMNLAYLTNVRILTSTKQELHLLQDKIEFLRKFLLCCFLSVEHQDYNEKVKNIIFSTYLLKLFPGYTEDNNCKSLFSSQWSVLSTVIVKFNQDLSFLYSVLNENKELIYSTETREESETDEMLKERYKFRYKDKNQSLMLKALSQIHLVEEQLISVQDADDNEETKCLINDHIKNLQQLILCCNNKTNSGTNFSNRHTSLQGKGLFLDVLKSPEEKFTPIFQEMEVSRIGIKNVSDNDDLESILTDNENYEHIEPAHFIDDRNNGGAFTIYEDSTCYADDCYKNASELRKLNDEQLRRKLNEKIQLFATENKKNRNQIRQQKSLELLRSNSTLTALNELKSNTNYESLDKGVKTKKRAHFMEQELYSEETIPFYYEINDFLYNQANQ; from the coding sequence ATGGATAGCGGTGCTACATCGTTTAATGTACTGGGTGAATGGCGACGTACAGTACAGTCCAAGTTGCTGGGTGAAAGGCATGTTGGATTTGTAgcagaagaaaataaattgCATTGCGGTAGCATTAAAGATCGAGATAGTGTAGTATTGACACCCATTGCCAATATTCAACAAGGCACTGTAAATTACAACCATATGTTTGACAATTTGATATGGGTCTCAGATGTACAATTCATGGAAGAACTCCAATATACATTGATCTCGTCACCGTTCTTAAATGATATACACCATCATCAAATGCCCTTATCGGTAGCAAATTCTATAATGGACTTCCATCGAGACAGGAGATTTCACAGAGAAAGCTTTATTTTTAGCGTGCCAACAAAATTGGGGTATTTAAAGGCTAGGTATGGGGATAAAAAACTGGAATTGCGAAAGAACATTAACTTCATGGATGTCCATAAGACTGTATACTCCATCCTTAAACACTTGagaaataacaataaaaagTGTACATGGCGTATCCTATCCGTTTTAATGATAATACTTTACCTCGGCTACGAACAAGCTCATTTTCATAATCAGTATCCCAAATACAGTTTCTTAACACAACTGAAAGCAATGATGGGAAAACTACAACAGTTTGACAGCATTCAAAGAAAGTactttgaaaatatcaaCATCACAAAGgaatttgataaaactggaaatgaaatatttcagTTATTACATTCAATAACGCATATAGCATCTATGAAACTTTACCATTTATCAGAATTTTTACTACGGTTCACAAACATCGGAAAATTATCAAAGTATTGTGGTGTATATGGTATTGACATGAACTTAGCATATTTAACAAATGTCAGGATCTTAACATCTACTAAACAAGAATTACATTTATTACAAGACAAGATCGAATTTTTAAGGAAGTTCTTATTATGCTGTTTTCTATCAGTGGAGCACCAAGATTATAACGAAAAGGTtaagaatattatcttttcCACCTATCTATTAAAACTCTTTCCTGGATACACTGAAGATAATAATTGCAAGTCcttattttcttcacaATGGTCTGTGTTATCAACCGTGATAGTAAAATTTAATCAAGATTTAAGCTTTTTATACTCAGTgttaaatgaaaataaagagCTTATATATTCTACCGAAACCAGAGAAGAGTCAGAAACTGATGAAATGCTAAAAGAAAGATACAAATTCAGATATAAAGATAAGAATCAATCATTAATGCTTAAGGCATTAAGTCAAATCCATCTAGTAGAGGAGCAATTGATTTCTGTGCAGGACGCagatgacaatgaagaaacTAAATGCTTGATCAACGATCATATCAAAAATCTCCAACAGCTGATATTGTGTTGTAATAATAAGACAAATTCTGGTACAAACTTCAGCAACCGCCATACTAGCTTACAAGGGAAAGGGTTATTTTTAGATGTCCTGAAATCACCAGAGGAGAAATTTACACCTATTTTTCAGGAAATGGAAGTATCTCGTATTGGGATAAAAAACGTCAGTGATAATGATGACCTCGAAAGTATTTTAACAGACAACGAGAATTATGAACATATAGAGCCAGCGCATTTCATCGATGACAGAAACAACGGCGGGGCTTTTACAATATATGAAGATTCGACATGTTATGCTGACGATTGTTACAAAAATGCTTCTGAACTCAGGAAATTAAATGATGAGCAACTTCGGCGGaaattaaatgaaaaaattcaGTTATTTGCTActgaaaacaagaaaaatcGAAATCAAATACGACAGCAGAAGTCTTTAGAACTCTTGAGAAGTAATAGTACACTGACAGCGTTAAATGAGCTTAAAAGCAATACTAATTATGAATCATTGGATAAAGGAgttaaaacaaaaaaaagagcaCACTTTATGGAACAGGAATTGTACTCAGAGGAGACTATTCCTTTTTACTATGAGATAAACGACTTCCTTTACAATCAGGCCAATCAgtga